The Caloranaerobacter sp. TR13 genome segment TATTGTAATCATCCCCTAGTAAATATAATTGTGTATTATTACAACTTAAATTATTTTTATTATACCATTATATACCTATTAATAAAAGTTATGTTTGAAAAAATAAAAGTCCCGTAACCGGAACTTTTATTTCTATATTAGCTTAAACTACTTTTTGCAACTTCAACAAGTTTTTTGAATCCTTCTGGATCGTGTATAGCCATTTCTGATAACATTTTTCTATTTATTTCTATATTAGCTCTTTTAAGTCCATTTATAAATCTGCTGTATGACATTCCATTTAGTCTAGCAGCAGCATTTATTCTACTTATCCAAAGCTTTCTAAAATCTCTCTTTCTTAATTTTCTACCTACATAAGCAAATCTAAGTGATCTCATTACAGCTTCATTAGCTGGTCTGAACTGTTTGCTTTTTGCTCCATAATAACCTTTTGCAAGTTTCAATATCTTTTTATGCTTTTTTCTAGCATTTAATGCTTTTTTTACCCTTGCCATTCTATGCTACCTCCTTTACGTATATCATCATTTTAGTATGGTAGTAACTTACCAACTCTCTTATAATCAGCTGCACTAACTAGTGAAGACTTTCTAAGATTTCTCTTTCTCTTTGAAGTCTTTTTAGTTAATATATGGCTCTTATAAGCCTTATATCTTTTAAGTTGTCCTTTGCCTGTTTTCTTAAATCTTTTAGCAGCGCCTCTATGAGTTTTCATTTTTGGCATCTCAATTCCTCCCCTCAGTTAATTAATTTATAGGACTTAAAATCATAGTCATATTTCTTCCTTCAAGTTTAGGTTTTTTATCTATATTTCCTGCTTCTTTTGTTAATTCAGCAAACTTAATTAAAACTTCTTCACCTTTATCAGTATAACCTAATTCTCTACCTCTGAATCTCACTGTTACTTTAACTCTATCACCATTGTTTAAGAATTTAATAGCCTTTTTAGCTTTTACGTTCAAATCATGTTCTTCAATATTAGGTGTTAATCTAATCTCCTTAACATTAATCACCTTTTGATTTTTCTTCGCTTCTTTAGCTTTTTTAGCTTGCTCATACTTGTACTTGCCATAATCCATTATGCGGCATACTGGTGGATTTGCATTAGGTGCAACCTTAACCAAGTCAAGTTTTCTTTCTCTTGCTATTTGCTGCGCTTTCTTTACTGGCATTACCCCTAACTGACCACCATCTACGTCTATTAATCTTACTTCCTTATCCCTGATTTGTTCATTAATTTGAAGTTCTTTAATATTAGGACACCTCCTGGTATTTTTTCCTTATAATATATAAAAGCGGATAGTAAAATACACTATCCGCCTAAAATGCATAAGTAAAGTACAACTTTGCCATAATTAACCCTATAAGCCGAGCCATAGGGTGAGAAGCGGATAGCTTCTACTTTATTTTGCTCCAGTACATTATATTCTAAAACATCCATTTTGTCAATAATTTATTATATAAATTTTGTGATTACTTATAATCCATTTTTATAGTCCAGCATTATACATGTCAATACCTCGCTAGATTGCTGTTTAATCCTTAGGATCATCAAAACAGCTATCAAACCCATCTGATCTAACTGTACCACTAAAAACTTGAACTAGTCTAGCAACTGATTTTAAGTGAACTGGCTAAAACCTATTGATTTTCCTGTATAATTATGCAGGAATTTAATTTCAAACAGTGTTTTCTTTTAATCAATACTACTGGCCTCATATGTGCTATAAGTCTTATTACACACTACGTATTTATATAATAACTTAACCTCTAACTTTCATTAACTCTAATAATAAGGCTCCTAAGCTCTTCTATATCTTGTTTTGCTACAGCTTTTAAATAAGTTTTCAAAATATTTATATCTTTTTCATTTTTAATAGCTGTTGTTATCTTCTGATCATTTACATTTATTTCATCTAATACTTCAACTAATACTTCTGCAACTATTTCACAAGCTTTTCGATTCACTTTTTCTCTATATTTTTTCTTTATAGCAATAATGGCTGCTGTTGACATATTAATACAAGCACCACCCATACATCATCTTGAAAAATTAATAATATTAGCCAATAAATCAGCAACAAATTATCTAGCAAGCTCATATAAAGCTTTTGCATATAATTTTGTTATTTTAATCAAATCATCTATAGCTATATATTCATCTTTTTGATGAGCTAATTCTTCTTGACCAGGGAATAATGGTCCAAATGCCACAACATTTTTCATAGCTCTTGCATAAGTTCCCCCACCTATTGTTATAGGCTTACTTTCATGGTCACCAGTAACTTTCCTATACACACTCATTAATTTTTGAACAAGTGCATCTTCACTTGGAACATATATAGGTGGTAAATGTTCTATATGTACTATTTTTACTCCTGTACCTTTCAATTCTTCCTCCATTCCCTTATAAACATCTTCACTCTTATATTCTATCGGATATCTTATATTCACTGAAACTTTAACCTCATCTTCATTCATATTTATAACACCAACATTAAATACTAATTTACCAGACACACTATCTTCAAATCCACAGCCTATAGATTGACCATTATATTCCATACCTATTTTTTTATTGTATAACTTAACAAATTCACTTGCATCACAACCACATTCAACTACTTCTCCTAAAAATGCAATTAACTGAGAAATAGCGTTTTTCCCTGCCTGTGGAGTACTACCATGTGCCGATATACCATAAGACTTAATTAATACCTGCTTTCCTTTATCATCTAATGAAAGTTTGTATCCTGTTTTTTCAACAAATTTGTCAAATTTTTCTTTAACAAAAGCTTTCTTTTCATCAGCTACTTCAAGCATTGCCTCACAGTAATCTGGAACCATATTAGGTCTATTACCACCTTTAATATAGTTTATCTTAACTGCACAATTACATTTCTTTTCAAACTTTTTCTCAATATTAAAAATTAATATACCCATTTCACCATGTATAACTGGAAAGTCTGCATCTGGTGTAAAAGCTAAATCTGGAGCCTTTACTTTCTTAAGATAATAATTAATACCACCCCATCCAGATTCTTCATTAGTTCCAAATATTATCCTGATTTTTTTATTAAGTTTAGCTCCCGACTCTTTTATAGACTTCATAGCATATAAAGCAGCTACTGTAGGTCCCTTATCATCAATAGCACCTCTACCATATATTTTTCCGCCATGTATTTCAGCAGCATAAGGTGGATAAGTCCAGCCATCACCTTCTGGAACAACATCTAAATGTACTAATACTCCTACAACTTCGTCTCCTTCTCCTAAATCTGCATGTCCTGCATATCCATCAACATTTAAAGTTTTAAAACCCATATTTTCAGCTAATTTCAATGCATATTCAAGTGCTTCATTTGGACCTTCGCCAAATGGCATATCTGGCTTTGGCTCACCCTCAACACTCTTTATTCTTATAAGTTCTTGAGTCGATTTAATAATGTCATCTTTGTAACTATCTATTATTTTTTCAAAATCCATAACAAAGCCTCCTTTTTTAAAATTCAAATTTGAAATTTAATACAGTTATTATAACTATTCTATGTACTATTTATTTTTCCTCTATAACTTATATATCTATTAAATATTACATATGCATTTGGTTAAACTAATAATAAAACTAAAAGTAATAAATCAAATGATATGACTAAAAAATATTACATTAATAAAGGGTGGTTCTATATTGAAAAAGAGAATAGTATTTGCATTAACTATAATCAGTCTAACAGTATCTACACTTTTACTTCATGCTAAATATTTAACTTTTTTATCACTCAATAACTTTACATTAGGTGATAGTTTCCTTATTTGGACCATATCCTTATGTTTATTAATATATTATCTAAAACTAGACAGTAAACCGCAGCTAGTTCCTGCAGCTATTACTAGTGAAAAGAAAAAAAAGGAAGATGGCTCAAAAGATAATAATAAACCAAGAGTCTCATTTAATGATGTTGCAGGATTAGATGAGATAAAAGAAGAACTTCAGGAAGTTATAGATTTTATCAATAACTCTGAAAAATATAACAAAATGGGAGCTAAAATTCCAAACGGTATACTTTTTTATGGACCACCTGGTACTGGTAAAACTCTTCTAGCTAAAGCCGTAGCAGGTGAAACTAATTCATCTTTTTTCTATGCTAGTGGCTCAGAATTCGTAGAAAAATATGTAGGTGTCGGAGCCAAAAGGATAAGAACTTTATTTGAAAAAGCAAGAAAAGAAGCTCCTAGTATAATATTTATTGATGAAATCGATGCAATAGGTTCAAAAAGAAACATAGACAGTAATAACGAAAAAGACCAAACATTAAATCAGTTGCTAATTGAAATGGATGGTTTTAATAAAAATCAGACCATTATAGTAATCGGTGCAACAAATAGGCTTGATTTATTAGATGAAGCCCTACTTAGACCAGGAAGATTCGATAGGCATATATATGTCGGCAACCCTAATGTAAGAGCTAGAGAAGAAATTTTAAAGGTTCACACAAAAAATAAACCTTTAGACTCAAGTGTTAAAATTGAAGAAATAGCAAAGAAAACACATGGATTTTCAGGGGCTCAATTAGCTAATATAGCTAATGAAGCTGCTATAATAGCTGTAAGGAAGAATAAAAATCTAATAGACATTGAAGATTTTAACTCTGCTATAGAAAGAGTAATTGCGGGATTAGAGCTAAAGCATCCATCTATTTTATCCAAAGAAAAAAATATAGTTGCTCACCACGAAGCAGGTCATGCGCTTATAGGTAAACTGCTTAAAGTTGATATGATCCAAAAAATTTCTATAGTACCTAGAGGTAAAGCTTTAGGATATGTACTAAAATTCCCCAATGAGGATAGGTATCTACACACAAAAAAAGAACTCATTTCTAAAATTATGGTTCTTTTAGGGGGAAGAGCCGCTGAAGAAATAATAT includes the following:
- the rpmI gene encoding 50S ribosomal protein L35, with product MPKMKTHRGAAKRFKKTGKGQLKRYKAYKSHILTKKTSKRKRNLRKSSLVSAADYKRVGKLLPY
- the infC gene encoding translation initiation factor IF-3 codes for the protein MKELQINEQIRDKEVRLIDVDGGQLGVMPVKKAQQIARERKLDLVKVAPNANPPVCRIMDYGKYKYEQAKKAKEAKKNQKVINVKEIRLTPNIEEHDLNVKAKKAIKFLNNGDRVKVTVRFRGRELGYTDKGEEVLIKFAELTKEAGNIDKKPKLEGRNMTMILSPIN
- the ftsH gene encoding ATP-dependent zinc metalloprotease FtsH; protein product: MKKRIVFALTIISLTVSTLLLHAKYLTFLSLNNFTLGDSFLIWTISLCLLIYYLKLDSKPQLVPAAITSEKKKKEDGSKDNNKPRVSFNDVAGLDEIKEELQEVIDFINNSEKYNKMGAKIPNGILFYGPPGTGKTLLAKAVAGETNSSFFYASGSEFVEKYVGVGAKRIRTLFEKARKEAPSIIFIDEIDAIGSKRNIDSNNEKDQTLNQLLIEMDGFNKNQTIIVIGATNRLDLLDEALLRPGRFDRHIYVGNPNVRAREEILKVHTKNKPLDSSVKIEEIAKKTHGFSGAQLANIANEAAIIAVRKNKNLIDIEDFNSAIERVIAGLELKHPSILSKEKNIVAHHEAGHALIGKLLKVDMIQKISIVPRGKALGYVLKFPNEDRYLHTKKELISKIMVLLGGRAAEEIIFSEITTGAKDDLAKATEIAEEMVCSYGMSSLGNIAIKEQYIKYNIEKIEKEIKMIIDDCYKKTLDLIEENKIILIDIANYLLEYETIEGSELDNIFSKYKVPLKTAT
- the pepV gene encoding dipeptidase PepV; amino-acid sequence: MDFEKIIDSYKDDIIKSTQELIRIKSVEGEPKPDMPFGEGPNEALEYALKLAENMGFKTLNVDGYAGHADLGEGDEVVGVLVHLDVVPEGDGWTYPPYAAEIHGGKIYGRGAIDDKGPTVAALYAMKSIKESGAKLNKKIRIIFGTNEESGWGGINYYLKKVKAPDLAFTPDADFPVIHGEMGILIFNIEKKFEKKCNCAVKINYIKGGNRPNMVPDYCEAMLEVADEKKAFVKEKFDKFVEKTGYKLSLDDKGKQVLIKSYGISAHGSTPQAGKNAISQLIAFLGEVVECGCDASEFVKLYNKKIGMEYNGQSIGCGFEDSVSGKLVFNVGVINMNEDEVKVSVNIRYPIEYKSEDVYKGMEEELKGTGVKIVHIEHLPPIYVPSEDALVQKLMSVYRKVTGDHESKPITIGGGTYARAMKNVVAFGPLFPGQEELAHQKDEYIAIDDLIKITKLYAKALYELAR
- the rplT gene encoding 50S ribosomal protein L20, which encodes MARVKKALNARKKHKKILKLAKGYYGAKSKQFRPANEAVMRSLRFAYVGRKLRKRDFRKLWISRINAAARLNGMSYSRFINGLKRANIEINRKMLSEMAIHDPEGFKKLVEVAKSSLS